Proteins from one Osmerus mordax isolate fOsmMor3 chromosome 21, fOsmMor3.pri, whole genome shotgun sequence genomic window:
- the smc3 gene encoding structural maintenance of chromosomes protein 3 — protein sequence MYIKQVIIQGFRSYRDQTVVDPFSPKHNVIVGRNGSGKSNFFYAIQFVLSDEFSHLRPEQRLALLHEGTGPRVISAFVEIIFDNSDNRLPIDKEEVSLRRVIGAKKDQYFLDKKMVTKNDVMNLLESAGFSRSNPYYIVKQGKINQMATAPDSQRLKLLREVAGTRVYDERKEESISLMKETEGKREKINELLKYIEERLHTLEDEKEELAQYQKWDKMRRALEYTIYNQELNETRAKLDELSSKRETCGDKSRQLRDAQQDARDKVEETERVCRELKSKISAMREEKEQLSSERQEQIKQRTKLELKTKDLQDELAGNSEQRKRLLKERQKLLEKIEEKQKELQETEPKFNMVKEKEERGIARLAQATQERTDLYAKQGRGSQFTSKEERDKWIKKELKSLDQAITDKKRQIAAIHKDLEDTETNKEKNLEQYSKLDQDLNEVKTRVEELDKKYYEVKNKKDELQSERNYLWREENAEQQALAAKREDLEKKQQLLRAATGKAILNGIDSINKVLEHFRRKGINQHVITGYHGIVMNNFECEPAFYTCVEVTAGTRLFYHIVETDEVSTKILMEFNKMNLPGEVTFLPLTKLDVRDTAYPETNDAIPMISKLRYSVSYDKAFKHVFGKTLICRSMEVSTQLARAFTMDCITLEGTPTHTNTHTLREELQKDMRKAEEELGELEAKLNENLRRNIERINNEIDQLMNQMQQIETQQRKFKASRDSILSEMKMLKEKRQQSEKTFMPKQRSLQSLEASLHAMESTRESLKAELGTDLLSQLSLEDQRRVDDLNDEIRQLQQDNRQLLNERIKLEGIMTRVETYLNENLRKRLDQVEQELNELRETEGGTVLTATTSELDGINKRVKDTLARSEDLDVLIDKTEVEIKDHQRSLERWKNMEKEQNDAINHDTKELEKMTNRQGMLLKKKEECMKKIRELGSLPQEAFEKYQTLTLKQLFRKLEQCNTELKKYSHVNKKALDQFVNFSEQKEKLIKRQDELDRGHKSIMELMNVLELRKYEAIQLTFKQVSKNFSEVFQKLVPGGKATLVMKKGDAEGGQSQDEGEGGTDSERGSGSQSSVPSVDQFTGVGIRVSFTGKQGEMREMQQLSGGQKSLVALALIFAIQKCDPAPFYLFDEIDQALDAQHRKAVSDMIVELAGHAQFITTTFRPELLESADKFYGVKFRNKVSHIDVISAEQAKDFVEDDTTHG from the exons ATGTACATCAAACAG GTCATTATCCAGGGGTTCCGAAGTTACAGGGACCAGACTGTGGTGGACCCGTTCAGCCCAAAACACAATGTCATCG TTGGACGAAACGGATCAGGAAAAAGTAACTTTTTCTACG CCATTCAGTTCGTGCTCAGCGATGAGTTCAGCCACCTTCGCCCAGAGCAGCGCCTGGCCTTGCTTCAC GAGGGAACTGGTCCTCGCGTCATCTCTGCTTTTGTGGAGATCATATTTGACAATTCTGACAACAGGTTGCCG ATCGACAAGGAGGAAGTCTCGCTCCGACGTGTCATTGGAGCCAAGAAGGATCAGTACTTCCTGGACAAGAAGATGGTCAC GAAGAACGACGTCATGAACCTCCTGGAGAGTGCGGGCTTCTCCCGCAGTAACCCGTACTACATCGTCAAGCAGGGAAAG ATCAACCAGATGGCCACGGCTCCCGACTCCCAGAGGCTGAAGCTGCTGAGGGAGGTGGCCGGGACCCGCGTCTACGACGAGCGCAAGGAGGAGAGCATCTCCCTCATGAAGGAGACGG AGGGCAAGCGCGAGAAGATCAACGAGCTGCTGAAGTACATCGAGGAGCGTCTCCACACCCTGGAGGACGAGAAGGAGGAGCTGGCCCAGTACCAGAAGTGGGACAAGATGAGGAGGGCGCTGGAGTACACCATCTACAACCAGGAGCTCAACGAGACCCGCGCCAAGCTGGACGAG ttgtCCTCCAAGAGAGAGACGTGTGGAGACAAGTCCAGGCAGCTGCGGGACGCCCAGCAGGACGCCAGGGACAAAGTGGAG GAGACGGAGCGTGTGTGTCGAGAGCTCAAGTCGAAGATCTCGGCCAtgcgggaggagaaggagcagctgAGCTCGGAGCGTCAGGAGCAGATCAAGCAGAGGACCAAGCTGGAGCTGAAGACCAAGGACCTGCAGGACGAGCTGGCCGGCAACAGTGAACAGAgg AAACGCCTGCTGAAGGAGCGTCAGaagctgctggagaagatcgaggagaagcagaaggagctgcaggagaCGGAGCCCAAGTTCAACATGgtcaaggagaaggaggagaggggcatcgctag actgGCCCAGGCCACCCAGGAGAGGACAGACCTGTACGCCAAGCAGGGCCGCGGCAGCCAGTTCACTtccaaggaggagagggacaagtggatcaAGAAGGAGCTCAAGTCCCTGGACCAGGCCATCACCGACAAGAAGAGGCAAATCGCTGCCATCCACAAGgacctggaggacacagagaccaaCAAGGAGAAGAACCTGGAGCAGTACAgt AAACTGGACCAGGACCTGAACGAGGTGAAGACCCGCGTCGAGGAGCTGGACAAGAAGTACTACGAAGTGAAGAACAAGAAGGACGAGCTGCAGAGCGAAAGAAA CTACCTGTGGCGTGAGGAGAACGCAGAGCAGCAGGCCCTGGCAGCCAAGAGAGAAGACCTGGAGAAGAAACAGCAGCTACTGAGAGCAGCTACTGGCaag GCCATCCTGAACGGCATCGACAGCATCAACAAGGTCCTGGAACACTTCAGGAGGAAGGGCATCAACCAGCACGTCATCACCGGTTACCACGGCATCGTCATGAACAACTTTGAGTGCGAGCCTGCCTTCTACACCTGCGTGGAGGTGACAGCCGGGACCAG gttgTTCTACCATATCGTGGAGACAGACGAGGTGAGCACCAAGATTCTGATGGAGTTCAACAAGATGAACCTACCCGGGGAGGTCACCTTCCTGCCACTCACTAAGCTGGACGTCCGTGACACCGCCTACCCCGAGACCAAT gatgCTATCCCCATGATCAGCAAGCTGCGCTACAGCGTGAGCTATGACAAGGCCTTCAAGCACGTGTTTGGGAAGACCCTGATCTGCCGCAGCATGGAGGTGTCCACTCAGCTGGCCAGGGCCTTCACCATGGACTGCATCACCCTGGAGGgtacgcccacacacaccaacacacacacattgagagaG GAGCTGCAGAAGGACATGAGGAaggctgaggaggagctgggggaacTGGAGGCCAAGCTCAACGAGAACCTGCGCAGGAACATCGAAC GCATCAACAATGAGATcgaccagctgatgaatcagaTGCAGCAGATCGAGACCCAGCAGAGGAAGTTCAAGGCGTCCCGGGACAGCATCCTGTCTGAGATGAAGATGCTCAAGGAGAAGAGGCAGCAGTCAGAGAAGACCTTCATGCCCAAG CAACGCAGTCTGCAGAGTCTGGAGGCCAGCCTCCACGCCATGGAGTCAACCCGGGAGTCTCTGAAGGCTGAGCTGGGGACCGACCTGCTGTCCCAGCTCAGCCTGGAGGACCAGAGACGCGTGGACGACCTGAACGACGAGATCAGGCAGctgcagcag GACAACAGGCAGCTGCTGAATGAGAGGATCAAGCTGGAGGGCATCATGACCAGGGTGGAGACGTACCTGAACGAGAACCTGCGGAAGCGTCTCGACCAAGTGGAGCAG GAGCTGAACGAGCTGAGGGAGACCGAGGGGGGCACAGTCCTCACCGCCACCACCTCGGAGCTGGACGGCATCAACAAGCGCGTCAAGGACACCCTGGCGCGATCCGAGG ACCTGGACGTCCTGATCGACAAGACGGAGGTGGAGATCAAGGACCACCAGAGGAGCTTGGAGCGCTGGAAGAACATGGAGAAGGAGCAGAACGACGCCATCAACCACGACAccaaggagctggagaagatgaCCAACCGGCAGGGCATGCTgctgaagaagaaggaggagtgcATGAAGAAGATCCGGGAGCTGGGCTCTCTGCCCCAGGAGGCCTTCGAGAAGTACCAGACCCTCACCCTCAAACAG ctgttcCGCAAGCTGGAGCAGTGCAACACGGAGCTGAAGAAGTACAGCCATGTGAACAAGAAGGCCCTGGACCAGTTTGTGAACTTCTCGGAGCAGAAGGAGAAGCTGATCAAGCGTCAGGACGAGCTGGACCGCGGCCACAAGTCCATCATGGAGCTGATGAACGTGCTGGAGCTGAGGAAGTACGAAGCCATCCAGCTCACCTTCAAAcag gtgtCTAAGAACTTCTCGGAGGTGTTCCAGAAGCTGGTCCCGGGGGGCAAGGCCACCCTGGTGATGAAGAAGGGGGACGCCGAGGGGGGCCAGTCCCAGGACGAGGGTGAGGGGGGCACCGACAGCGAGAGGGGCTCAGGCTCTCAGAGCAGCGTGCCCTCTGTGGACCAGTTCACCGGAGTGGGCATCAGG gtgtcATTCACAGGCAagcagggggagatgagggagatgcAGCAGCTGTCTGGAGGGCAGAAGTCCCTGGTGGCTCTCGCCCTCATCTTCGCCATCCAGAAGTGTGACCCCGCCCCCTTCTACCTGTTTGACGAGATCGACCAGGCGCTGGACGCTCAGCACAGGAAGGCAGTCTCTG ACATGATCGTGGAGCTGGCCGGCCACGCCCAgttcatcaccaccacctttAGGCCGGAGCTGCTGGAGTCAGCTGACAAGTTCTACGGAGTCAAGTTCAGGAACAAG GTGAGTCACATTGACGTGATCTCTGCGGAGCAGGCGAAAGACTTCGTGGAGGACGACACCACCCACGGTTAA